In one Nicotiana sylvestris chromosome 8, ASM39365v2, whole genome shotgun sequence genomic region, the following are encoded:
- the LOC138875661 gene encoding uncharacterized protein, with product MEATDHQHHKFQRHMESIRQEDEAAYRWLMRHDPKKWTLHADGGRHWETLTTNVSESFNELLKLARGLPVTAIVRMSFKQMAERFVERSAVATSLMERGVDFMPVPMKRFEKYRRRAHWRSFLQYDNERNIFEVRTAIHRNRGNNVHTVNESTRLCSCGKWSIYHIPCSHDIKCFQKVGLGITNYVDQQYSVAKYLNTYSGQLQLVGVEHYWPPKPFKMVCNKSYLCRIQVQKRTRIRNQMDVSDTIYVRRCGICSQTGHDRRKCPLGGNSNQARGGCSSIVPNYQ from the coding sequence atggaagcaacagaccaccaacatcATAAATTCCAGAGGCACATGGaatctatcaggcaagaagacgaggcagcctatcgttggttaatgcgacatgaccctaAAAAGTGGACTTTGCATGCGGATGGGGGCAGACATTGGGAAActctgactacaaatgtgtcagagtctTTCAACGAGTTATTGAAATTGGCAAGAGGATTGCCTGTCACGGCCATTgtgcggatgtcgttcaagcagatggcggagaggtttgttgagaGGTCTGCAGTTGCAACGTcattgatggaaaggggtgttgatTTTATGCCAGTGCCAatgaagagatttgagaaatacagacggcgagcacattggcgttcatttttgcagtatgataacgaaagaaatatttttgaagttcgcaccgctatccatcgAAATCGGGggaataatgtacatactgtaaatgaatctacaaggttatgctcgtgtgggaaatggtccatctaccacattcCTTGCTCACATGACATCAAGTGCTTTCAAAAAGTTGGTTTAGGTataaccaactatgttgatcaacaatatagtgttgcgaagtacctaaacacatatagtgggcagttgcagctAGTGGGtgttgagcattattggccgcctaagccatttaaaatggtgtgtaacaagtcctatttgtgTCGAatacaggtgcagaagagaacacgtatacggaaccaaatggatgttagtgataccATATATGTGCGcagatgtggtatatgctcgcaaacaggacatgACCGTcgaaaatgtcctttgggtggcaatagtaatcaagctcgtggtgggtgttcttctattgtgccTAACTATCAATGA
- the LOC138875662 gene encoding uncharacterized protein: MWDESRPTVLAKGMLFPEKARVVLAMLLDVACEQEEDRYMSALQHFNPGMVVEWKLERSPDKPECIFNYVFWAFKPAIDGFSHCRPVISIDDTHIYGKYDIKLLIAMTVDANGKIFPLAFAICANEIQETWTLFLTHLKEHVVK; the protein is encoded by the exons atgtgggatgagtctagaccaacggtgctggcAAAGGGTATGCTTTTTCCTGAGAAAGCGCGC gtggttttggccatgttaTTGGATGTTGCGTGTGAGCAAGAAGAAGACAG GTACATGtccgcactgcagcactttaaccccgggatggttgttgaatggaagcttgagcggagtccagATAAACCAGAAtgtatattcaattacgtgttctgggcatttaaaccagcaattgacgGTTTTTCGCATTgtcggcccgtaatatccatagacgacaCTCATATCTATGGAAaatacgatatcaagctattgatagccatgacagtagatgctaatggaaagatatttcctctagcttttgctatttgtgccaatgaaatcCAAGAGACGTGGACGCTATTTTTGACCCACTTGAAAGAGCATGTTGTCAAATAG